The proteins below are encoded in one region of Paenibacillus albus:
- a CDS encoding response regulator codes for MMRVLIVDDDRLARTGLMNLLPWNQFGLQVAGEASNGEKALEFLQANEVDLLITDLAMPVLSGIDLMRQVRELYPNMFIVVLSYHQDFELIQEALRLGAIDYIAKIQLEKVKLEEVLERITKRIQFELKQRTNHPNEQGTQQQQMASPEDQAWIIAAMTPLDWLRDSSKYTKLTDYMSQNKLMLEAVQEAREKLLHKLSPILPERRRESSASILTLAEWRADITALRAWFQKEQKLSQYSIEMIEAILRAAHYIREHLSEDLHLDEVAREVSVSRSYFSECFKEIIGISFQNYLRNARLEFALKLLEESTLPIYAVSQKAGYPNEKYFSKVFRSIFHLLPSEYRAKGMKSSDLMRSVDQMS; via the coding sequence ATGATGCGCGTACTCATAGTGGATGACGATCGCTTGGCGCGGACAGGCTTAATGAATCTGCTCCCTTGGAATCAATTCGGATTACAAGTGGCGGGCGAAGCGAGCAATGGGGAGAAGGCGCTTGAATTTCTGCAGGCAAACGAGGTTGATCTGCTCATCACGGACCTCGCGATGCCGGTCTTATCCGGAATCGATCTGATGCGGCAGGTTCGCGAGCTGTATCCGAACATGTTCATCGTGGTGCTGTCTTATCACCAGGACTTCGAGCTGATTCAAGAAGCGCTCCGGCTAGGTGCGATTGATTATATTGCGAAGATTCAGCTGGAGAAAGTAAAGCTCGAAGAGGTGCTGGAGCGGATTACGAAGCGAATTCAATTTGAATTGAAGCAGCGGACGAACCATCCGAACGAGCAAGGCACTCAGCAGCAGCAGATGGCATCGCCTGAAGATCAAGCTTGGATCATCGCTGCAATGACGCCGCTGGACTGGCTTAGAGATTCTAGCAAGTATACGAAGCTGACGGATTATATGAGCCAGAACAAGCTGATGCTTGAAGCTGTACAAGAAGCTAGAGAGAAGCTGCTCCATAAGCTGAGTCCCATTCTTCCGGAAAGGCGAAGGGAGTCGTCAGCTTCCATTCTTACGCTGGCGGAATGGCGCGCGGATATAACCGCATTGCGCGCATGGTTCCAGAAGGAACAGAAGCTGTCGCAGTACTCGATTGAAATGATCGAGGCAATCCTTCGGGCAGCCCATTATATCCGGGAGCATCTGAGTGAGGATCTTCATCTGGACGAAGTCGCGCGTGAGGTTAGCGTGAGCCGCAGCTATTTCAGCGAATGCTTCAAAGAGATCATCGGCATTTCTTTTCAAAACTACCTGCGTAACGCCCGTCTCGAGTTTGCGCTGAAGCTGCTGGAAGAGTCGACGCTTCCGATCTATGCGGTCTCTCAGAAGGCAGGCTATCCGAACGAGAAATACTTCAGTAAAGTATTTCGTTCTATATTTCACCTGCTGCCAAGCGAATATCGGGCCAAGGGTATGAAATCGTCCGATTTGATGAGATCGGTCGACCAAATGTCCTGA
- a CDS encoding glycoside hydrolase family 35 protein, giving the protein MPAFAIDGRDFVINGKKQQIISGAIHYFRIVPEYWKDRLLKLKACGFNTVETYFAWNIHEPKPGQFNFSGIADVVRFIEIAAEVGLHVIARPSPYICAEWEFGGLPAWLLAEDGMKLRCHYQPFLDRVDAYYDVLMPLLVPLLHTNGGPIIAMQVENEYGSYGNDKAYLAYLRDGLIKRGIDVLLFTSDGPEDHMLQGGSLPGTLATANFGSNPENAFAKLSEYEPDGPLMCMEYWNGWFDHWGEEHHVRGYDDVADVLDRILKSGASVNFYMFQGGTNFGFYNGANFFTSYEPTVTSYDYNALLSESGDITDKYLAIRDVIAKHADIPEGILPEPIAKKGYGAIQLTQQASLFSQLEAISKPVKSAYPQTMEKLGQDYGFVLYTTRVSGPRPLSKVTVQEVRDRALVYFGGSYQGVIERNKHDLTIEIAEGDIAVETPAEGAALSLLVENMGRINYGWKMHDPKGITEGVRIERQFLYDWTMHPLPLDDLSGIVYSELEANAPAQQEPTFYKGSFHVDEPADTFLNMSGWTKGVVFVNGFNLGRYWEIGPQVTLYVPAPLLLEGENEIVIFELHGMKTPQVTLQDQPDLG; this is encoded by the coding sequence GTGCCAGCCTTTGCCATTGATGGACGGGATTTTGTAATAAACGGGAAGAAGCAGCAAATTATTTCGGGAGCGATTCATTACTTCCGCATCGTACCTGAATATTGGAAGGACCGCCTGCTTAAGCTGAAGGCTTGCGGCTTCAATACGGTTGAAACGTATTTCGCCTGGAACATCCATGAGCCGAAGCCTGGGCAGTTCAACTTCTCAGGCATTGCGGATGTCGTTCGTTTCATTGAAATCGCGGCCGAGGTTGGCCTTCATGTCATCGCTCGTCCAAGTCCTTATATTTGCGCAGAATGGGAATTCGGCGGTCTGCCTGCTTGGCTGCTTGCTGAAGACGGCATGAAGCTGCGCTGCCATTATCAGCCTTTCCTCGACCGCGTGGATGCGTACTACGATGTGTTAATGCCTTTATTGGTACCGCTTCTGCATACCAACGGCGGTCCCATTATCGCCATGCAAGTGGAGAATGAGTATGGCAGCTACGGAAACGACAAGGCATATCTAGCGTACTTAAGAGACGGCTTAATCAAGCGAGGCATTGATGTTCTGCTCTTTACATCAGACGGTCCTGAAGACCACATGCTGCAAGGCGGCTCATTGCCCGGAACGCTTGCAACGGCGAACTTTGGCTCGAACCCGGAGAATGCTTTTGCCAAGTTAAGTGAATATGAGCCTGACGGTCCTCTCATGTGCATGGAATATTGGAACGGCTGGTTCGATCATTGGGGCGAAGAGCATCATGTCCGCGGCTACGATGATGTGGCAGATGTGCTCGACCGAATCTTGAAGTCTGGCGCATCGGTTAACTTCTATATGTTCCAAGGCGGAACCAATTTCGGCTTCTATAACGGAGCGAATTTCTTTACGTCCTATGAACCAACCGTCACTAGCTACGACTATAACGCGCTGCTCAGCGAATCCGGCGATATTACGGACAAGTACTTGGCCATCCGCGACGTCATTGCGAAGCATGCCGACATTCCCGAAGGGATTCTCCCAGAGCCCATCGCCAAGAAAGGCTACGGAGCAATTCAGCTGACGCAGCAAGCAAGCTTATTCAGCCAGCTTGAAGCGATATCGAAGCCGGTAAAGAGCGCATATCCGCAAACCATGGAGAAGCTCGGGCAGGACTACGGGTTCGTGCTCTATACGACGCGTGTCAGCGGACCTCGGCCGCTCAGTAAAGTGACGGTGCAAGAAGTGCGCGACCGCGCGCTTGTCTACTTTGGCGGGAGCTACCAAGGCGTCATTGAACGGAACAAGCATGACCTGACGATTGAAATCGCAGAGGGCGATATTGCGGTCGAGACGCCCGCGGAAGGCGCGGCCTTGAGCCTGCTCGTGGAGAACATGGGACGCATCAACTATGGCTGGAAAATGCATGATCCGAAGGGCATCACGGAAGGCGTTCGGATTGAACGGCAGTTTCTGTATGATTGGACGATGCATCCGCTGCCGCTTGATGACTTGTCCGGCATTGTATATTCCGAACTGGAAGCGAATGCCCCGGCGCAGCAAGAGCCGACGTTCTATAAAGGCAGCTTCCACGTAGATGAGCCTGCGGATACGTTCTTGAACATGAGCGGCTGGACGAAAGGGGTCGTGTTCGTCAATGGTTTCAACCTCGGCCGCTATTGGGAGATCGGACCGCAGGTTACGCTCTATGTCCCTGCTCCGCTGCTCCTTGAAGGCGAGAATGAAATTGTCATCTTCGAGCTTCACGGCATGAAGACTCCGCAGGTTACGCTGCAAGACCAGCCTGATCTTGGTTAA
- a CDS encoding carbohydrate ABC transporter permease — MVKTRSLSSNSADVLIYLFLGIVMISTLYPLWYTVAVSFSDSSAAAGGLVKWRPVHFNLAAYHEIMSDRKFFKAFLISIERVVLGTSISFVITLLMAYPLSKENAIFPGRNIIMWFLVAMMLFNSGLIPWYMTIKSYGMLDSIWALVLPYAVPVFNIILVINYFRGLPKELDEAGMVDGAGAWYLLLKIYLPLAVPVMATVTLFSIVFHWNAFFDGLILMNKPAHYPLQSYVQQLVININTAELTTDQLQSLSQLSNKTLNAAKIVVTMVPVLIIYPFLQRYFVHGITLGSVKE; from the coding sequence ATGGTTAAAACACGCTCACTCAGCTCGAATTCCGCTGACGTACTCATTTATCTATTTTTGGGCATCGTTATGATCTCAACGCTTTATCCGTTATGGTATACAGTTGCGGTATCCTTCAGCGATAGCAGCGCGGCGGCGGGAGGGCTCGTCAAATGGCGGCCGGTTCACTTTAATTTGGCGGCTTACCATGAAATTATGAGCGACCGGAAGTTTTTTAAGGCGTTCCTGATTTCCATCGAACGGGTCGTTCTCGGCACGTCAATTAGCTTTGTCATTACCTTATTGATGGCTTATCCACTCTCGAAAGAGAATGCGATATTCCCGGGCCGCAATATTATTATGTGGTTTCTGGTCGCGATGATGCTGTTTAACAGCGGGCTTATCCCCTGGTATATGACGATCAAATCGTACGGCATGCTCGATTCCATCTGGGCGCTTGTCCTGCCATACGCGGTGCCGGTCTTCAACATTATTCTCGTCATCAACTATTTCAGAGGACTGCCGAAGGAGCTGGATGAAGCGGGGATGGTCGATGGAGCGGGCGCTTGGTATTTGCTTCTCAAGATCTATCTGCCGCTCGCGGTTCCCGTCATGGCAACGGTCACGCTGTTCAGCATCGTGTTCCACTGGAACGCCTTCTTCGACGGGCTGATTCTCATGAATAAGCCTGCTCATTATCCGCTGCAATCCTACGTGCAGCAGCTCGTCATTAACATTAATACGGCGGAGCTCACCACCGATCAACTGCAGAGTCTCTCGCAGCTATCGAACAAAACATTGAATGCGGCGAAGATCGTCGTCACAATGGTGCCCGTGCTCATCATTTATCCGTTCTTGCAGCGGTATTTCGTACATGGCATTACGCTAGGCTCTGTGAAAGAATAA
- a CDS encoding methyl-accepting chemotaxis protein — protein sequence MKVPYFRSLAFRISLLAGICCLLLCFVLTYVSYRHLTSQVYDELNAVENMFHSPLMLQINEIEKSKVESKKNAEAYKTVPEVVQVQGEMDRAASSDLVENAYMFYPDWTTEDGQPALLNLLSNSELYDGGELPAMSYVPQPALYDALKEAEASGYSVTKPYTDDLGTWISAISAIRDKDGKLVAFAGLDFNYKLIQSILHKRLIESITAGVVAGVIFMILLSIAVRISLRGINRLSTLAQNAANGDLSGQLTIKSGGEIGLLGENFNAMIGNLRSLIEHIAESSRQVSGASEKLLNGAAETVQATQAISGSIEQLSSRSEEQLVGAQENSRAMYEITTGIQRIAESAGESSRGSEEAMQWTAEGNQHMQQNLAQMAQALSEIRQGVQAMTSLKALSEEIGAITKMIAEVTNRTNLLALNASIEASRAGEHGRGFAVVSREIRTLAEQSKVSSEQIDELIGRVQQETQSAFVAMDRGMVEVEAIETVVQKADQAFQQLALTVQMVAAQMVDVSAVSEEMSAGSEEVSASITEMAEQSRMTSEMTKSISAASERQLATMSEVTETATRLNGMSGELQQAVEKFKL from the coding sequence ATGAAAGTCCCTTACTTTCGTTCACTTGCTTTTCGTATTTCCCTGTTAGCCGGAATATGTTGTTTATTGCTGTGCTTCGTTTTGACCTATGTATCCTACCGGCATCTGACGAGTCAAGTCTATGATGAATTGAATGCGGTGGAGAACATGTTCCATTCTCCGCTCATGCTTCAGATCAACGAAATCGAGAAATCGAAGGTCGAATCGAAGAAGAATGCGGAAGCGTACAAAACGGTTCCTGAGGTTGTACAGGTACAGGGAGAGATGGATCGGGCCGCTTCTTCCGACCTCGTCGAGAACGCTTATATGTTCTATCCCGATTGGACGACAGAGGATGGGCAGCCGGCGCTGCTGAATCTATTGTCGAATTCCGAGCTTTACGATGGCGGAGAACTGCCTGCGATGTCTTACGTTCCTCAGCCGGCGTTATATGATGCGCTCAAAGAAGCCGAGGCATCCGGATACAGCGTCACGAAGCCTTACACGGACGATCTCGGCACGTGGATCAGCGCCATCAGCGCGATCAGAGATAAGGACGGCAAGCTCGTCGCTTTCGCCGGACTGGACTTCAATTATAAGCTGATTCAATCCATTCTACATAAACGGCTGATTGAAAGCATTACTGCCGGAGTTGTCGCCGGCGTTATCTTTATGATTCTGCTCTCCATCGCGGTGCGAATTAGTCTGCGCGGGATCAATCGCCTCAGCACGCTTGCTCAGAATGCGGCGAATGGAGACCTCTCCGGTCAACTCACGATCAAGAGCGGAGGGGAGATAGGCCTTCTCGGCGAGAACTTCAACGCGATGATCGGCAATCTCCGTTCGCTTATTGAGCATATCGCGGAATCTTCCCGCCAAGTGTCCGGAGCATCGGAGAAATTGTTGAACGGAGCAGCCGAGACCGTACAAGCTACGCAGGCGATCTCCGGCTCTATCGAGCAGCTATCCTCCCGTTCCGAGGAACAGCTGGTCGGGGCGCAAGAGAATAGCCGTGCGATGTATGAAATAACGACAGGCATTCAGCGCATCGCGGAGTCGGCCGGCGAATCCTCGAGAGGCTCCGAGGAAGCGATGCAATGGACCGCGGAAGGCAATCAGCATATGCAGCAGAATCTTGCGCAAATGGCGCAGGCGCTGAGTGAAATTCGCCAAGGCGTACAAGCGATGACCAGTCTGAAGGCATTGTCGGAAGAGATCGGCGCGATTACGAAGATGATCGCGGAAGTGACGAATCGAACGAACCTGCTTGCGCTTAACGCTTCAATTGAAGCTTCCCGCGCAGGCGAGCACGGCCGCGGCTTTGCGGTCGTATCGCGCGAGATTCGGACGCTTGCAGAACAGTCCAAAGTATCGTCGGAGCAAATCGACGAGCTGATCGGCCGCGTGCAGCAGGAAACGCAATCGGCATTCGTCGCGATGGATCGCGGCATGGTGGAAGTCGAGGCGATCGAGACGGTCGTGCAGAAGGCAGACCAAGCCTTTCAGCAGCTGGCCCTCACCGTGCAGATGGTAGCCGCGCAAATGGTCGATGTCTCCGCCGTTTCCGAGGAGATGTCGGCAGGCTCCGAGGAAGTGTCCGCTTCCATCACGGAGATGGCTGAGCAGTCCCGCATGACTTCGGAAATGACGAAGAGCATCTCCGCCGCTTCCGAGCGCCAGCTGGCAACAATGTCCGAGGTTACCGAGACAGCAACTCGCTTGAACGGAATGTCAGGCGAGCTTCAGCAGGCAGTCGAGAAATTCAAGCTTTAA
- a CDS encoding sensor histidine kinase produces MSNKNRFKVAMSGLWPKTLKNRLFIILGFNVLIPLTMVILISYKSVYPLLDQRIRTGIQNNLNLYQMSLENTLANINNVSQILAYDGRIGKKLSQFLDEKDLYKKTQINNDIQQDLTIISSTNPTLGLFFYYFEDQKKILYQNYTVNPVFSLEKLPRLVELNGITYYGPHLTNRQYSNVQVLSVARKIVMPDQNNVYVYLETGYKLWDKINQTGHGESMNEYRLILDQENRVTFSENTNDFPIGSILRDSPAGKLKEAKGYYVFETASNQGWKAVYLISKAAYHKEVIRWIEQLVIILIISILLCSLFALGIWRMVYVPLRKVNQDMRLVEKSDFDTPLSQFSIVEFDTMMRHFDTMRDRVKELLEENALKEQRRADFEVEKLLYQINPHFIHNTLDTIQWLARLKGQEDIDTVATSLNKLLYYNLGKKGPQSTIAEELEALKDYLTLQKIRYDFEFIVHIEAPEELQNCLVPRFILQPLVENSLYHGNFDKDGLIEVAVEPDGREYIIIRIRDNGRGMTPETIARLLEKQSEEQNRIGLGIGVYYVKRVFDTGYNGQADFSISSTIGEGTCITLRIPRTHAMKKGESL; encoded by the coding sequence ATGAGCAATAAGAACAGGTTTAAAGTAGCGATGTCCGGCTTATGGCCGAAGACATTAAAGAATAGATTATTTATCATCTTAGGCTTTAACGTGCTCATTCCGCTTACGATGGTTATCTTGATCTCATACAAGAGTGTATATCCGCTGCTTGATCAGCGCATTCGGACGGGCATCCAGAACAACCTGAATCTGTACCAAATGTCGCTTGAGAATACGCTCGCTAACATTAATAACGTATCGCAAATTCTTGCCTATGACGGCCGGATCGGGAAGAAGCTAAGCCAGTTTCTTGACGAAAAGGATCTATATAAGAAGACACAGATCAACAACGATATCCAGCAGGATTTAACGATTATATCCAGCACGAATCCGACACTCGGCTTGTTCTTCTACTACTTCGAAGACCAGAAGAAAATTCTGTACCAGAACTATACGGTAAACCCCGTGTTCTCCTTGGAGAAGCTTCCGCGGCTCGTGGAGCTGAACGGGATCACCTATTACGGCCCGCACTTGACGAATCGGCAGTACAGCAACGTTCAAGTACTGTCCGTCGCGCGGAAGATCGTCATGCCGGATCAGAATAACGTTTACGTCTATCTCGAGACTGGCTATAAGCTGTGGGACAAAATCAATCAAACCGGCCATGGGGAGAGCATGAACGAGTATCGCCTCATTCTTGATCAGGAGAATCGGGTTACATTCAGCGAGAATACGAACGACTTCCCGATTGGCTCGATTCTTCGCGATAGCCCGGCAGGCAAGCTCAAGGAAGCAAAAGGTTATTATGTGTTTGAAACGGCAAGTAATCAAGGCTGGAAAGCGGTCTATCTCATCTCGAAGGCTGCCTATCACAAAGAAGTCATACGCTGGATTGAACAGCTCGTGATCATTCTAATCATCTCGATCCTGCTGTGCTCCTTATTCGCATTGGGGATTTGGCGAATGGTCTATGTGCCCCTGCGGAAGGTCAATCAAGATATGCGGCTTGTGGAGAAAAGTGATTTTGACACACCGTTGTCGCAATTCTCAATCGTTGAATTCGATACGATGATGCGGCATTTCGATACGATGCGGGATCGGGTGAAGGAGCTGCTCGAAGAGAATGCCTTGAAAGAACAGCGCCGGGCCGACTTTGAAGTAGAGAAGCTGCTGTACCAGATTAACCCGCATTTCATTCACAATACGCTCGATACGATTCAGTGGCTGGCTCGCTTGAAGGGTCAAGAGGATATCGATACCGTCGCGACCTCATTGAACAAATTGCTCTATTACAACCTTGGCAAGAAGGGGCCTCAATCGACGATTGCGGAAGAGCTGGAAGCGCTGAAGGATTATTTGACCTTGCAGAAAATTCGCTACGATTTCGAATTTATCGTCCACATTGAGGCTCCCGAAGAGCTGCAGAACTGCTTGGTGCCGCGGTTTATTTTGCAGCCGCTCGTGGAAAACTCCCTCTATCATGGAAATTTTGACAAGGATGGCTTGATCGAGGTTGCTGTAGAGCCGGATGGCCGCGAGTATATCATCATTCGCATTCGAGATAACGGGCGCGGCATGACACCGGAAACGATTGCGCGGCTATTGGAGAAACAATCGGAGGAACAGAACCGAATTGGACTCGGAATCGGAGTCTACTATGTGAAACGGGTATTCGATACGGGTTATAACGGACAAGCAGATTTCAGTATTAGCAGCACGATTGGGGAAGGCACTTGCATTACGCTTCGAATCCCTAGAACGCATGCGATGAAGAAAGGTGAAAGCTTATGA
- a CDS encoding ABC transporter permease: protein MRNKAFITNYYLMLIPGMILLVMFSFVPLFGIAIAFENFNAGLGIWRSEWVGLDNFTYMFQLSDSRVIFMNTIYLAVMKIIANLIVPLIFALLLNEVRKMAFKRFVQTIVYLPHFLSWVILAGIVTDMFSYHGIVNQFFGVFGFKPVLFLASNTWFPGILVGSDVWKEFGFNTIIYLAALTGINPSLYEAAAIDGAGRAKQLWHVTLPGIKPTIVLLATLSLGNVLNAGFDQIYNMYNPLVYSSSDIIDTYVYRVGLLNVQYGLATAVGLLKSVVSLLLIGVSYTLASKFANYRIF, encoded by the coding sequence ATGAGGAACAAGGCATTCATTACGAATTACTACCTGATGCTGATTCCCGGAATGATACTGCTTGTCATGTTCTCTTTCGTTCCGTTGTTCGGGATTGCAATCGCTTTCGAGAACTTCAACGCCGGGCTTGGCATTTGGCGCTCGGAATGGGTGGGGCTCGACAACTTTACGTATATGTTCCAGCTGTCTGATAGCCGCGTTATTTTTATGAACACGATTTACCTCGCAGTGATGAAGATTATTGCAAACTTGATTGTGCCGCTCATATTTGCCCTCCTGCTGAATGAGGTTCGTAAGATGGCGTTTAAGCGTTTTGTACAGACGATCGTTTATTTGCCTCACTTTCTGTCCTGGGTCATTCTCGCCGGCATTGTGACGGACATGTTCTCTTATCATGGCATTGTGAATCAGTTCTTCGGAGTCTTCGGCTTTAAGCCTGTGTTGTTCCTAGCCAGCAATACATGGTTTCCCGGCATTCTCGTTGGAAGCGACGTGTGGAAGGAATTCGGCTTTAACACCATTATTTATTTAGCCGCGCTGACCGGCATTAATCCATCCCTCTATGAAGCAGCAGCGATCGATGGAGCCGGCAGAGCCAAACAGCTATGGCATGTAACGCTGCCCGGCATCAAACCGACGATTGTGCTGCTTGCAACGCTCAGCCTCGGCAATGTCCTGAATGCGGGCTTCGATCAAATATATAACATGTACAATCCGCTCGTGTACTCGTCCTCCGACATTATCGATACGTATGTGTACCGCGTGGGCCTATTGAATGTGCAGTACGGATTGGCAACAGCGGTAGGCTTGCTCAAGTCGGTCGTCAGCTTGCTGCTGATCGGCGTCTCTTACACTTTAGCCTCCAAATTCGCGAATTATCGCATCTTCTAA
- a CDS encoding AraC family transcriptional regulator: MDHLFQLPTMYTAIRIPGMEYARRPAGWSYPSHRHPYFEFLCCVEGEIRQWVNGQLYVLTPGDMILIGSDMHHRMEIGQDCLFFDFHFDVEQSDIHSIVQAAANPLLRYAENEPLLERIQQFLEEFGEDLHDMGRQNTAVSVGKRERQKAYVQQLERSIRMLSIHSRLLEIVGMLAGRLMQLSVSLSDMQVTPSQIRLAREASCYIEEHLLDEIRVHDVAKQLNVHRTHLHYCFKNVYGVSPSMYITSSRIREAKNLLLTRDWSMEEIGLHLRFSSSAHFSRAFRSAVGMPPIRFRQRARAL, encoded by the coding sequence ATGGATCATTTATTTCAGCTTCCCACAATGTACACGGCAATCCGCATACCGGGAATGGAATATGCAAGGAGGCCTGCCGGCTGGTCCTATCCGAGCCACCGGCACCCGTACTTCGAGTTCCTCTGCTGCGTAGAAGGGGAAATACGACAGTGGGTTAACGGACAGCTGTATGTGCTGACGCCGGGCGATATGATTCTGATCGGCTCGGATATGCATCATCGGATGGAAATCGGTCAAGATTGTCTGTTCTTCGATTTTCACTTTGATGTGGAGCAGTCCGATATTCATTCGATTGTGCAAGCTGCGGCCAATCCACTGCTTCGTTACGCCGAGAACGAGCCTTTGCTCGAGCGCATTCAGCAGTTTCTTGAGGAGTTCGGAGAAGACCTTCATGATATGGGACGGCAGAACACTGCAGTTTCGGTCGGCAAAAGGGAGCGGCAGAAGGCGTACGTGCAGCAGCTCGAGCGGTCAATCCGCATGCTCAGCATTCATTCCCGTCTGCTTGAGATCGTCGGCATGCTCGCGGGCCGTCTGATGCAATTGAGCGTCAGCCTATCCGATATGCAAGTTACACCCTCGCAAATTCGGCTGGCTCGCGAAGCGTCCTGTTATATTGAAGAGCATCTGCTTGATGAGATCCGCGTGCATGACGTTGCGAAACAGCTCAATGTGCACCGCACGCATCTGCACTACTGTTTCAAGAACGTATATGGCGTGTCGCCCAGCATGTACATTACCAGCTCGCGAATCCGTGAAGCGAAGAACCTGCTGCTGACGAGGGATTGGAGCATGGAGGAGATCGGACTGCATCTGCGTTTCTCTTCCTCCGCCCACTTTAGCCGAGCTTTCCGCTCAGCGGTGGGGATGCCGCCAATCCGCTTTCGGCAGCGAGCTAGAGCGCTGTAA
- a CDS encoding extracellular solute-binding protein has protein sequence MNLRLRSTAIMLTACLALATGCASNNNGSSNNGGNAAANSNTSSNNAGAGNTAAAPADPFGKYAEPVTINIGKSIDPTSEKTLPAGDTVENNQYTRYTEEKLNIKFNHVWQAQGDAYTQKQKLAIASNDIPDAMIVGYSDLVKLVEAGQLEDMTDVYKNYASPQIKEMYESASEIGLKQATFDGKLMAIPNSQTLADSIYMLWIRQDWLDKLGLQPPKTVDELAAVAKAFIDKDVSGKGTVGITGDKALFEMDNSVGGLDPIFASFKSYPLNWVKDSSGNVEFGGITPETKEALGKLRDLYAQGLIDKEFALHTDPLELVRGGKSGIFFGPWWMGYDPLPDTMKNDPKANWKPYLVPLDSAGTFNTHVQSPTSAYFVMKKGFKHPEALMKYINVQVAAETYADPDASKLDPGVGLQNWPMRSVTTYADNVERNSKAINDVISGTADVSTLNSNQKPLYEDWLKTKDKPATDFGAWGPAFSYIVSGQELFKPMNKVFSLYYGQTKSMETKWANLLKLQNETYTKIIMGGADLSAFDEFVKNFKAQGGDEITKEITEALKG, from the coding sequence ATGAATTTGCGGTTACGAAGTACGGCAATCATGTTGACAGCTTGTTTGGCATTAGCAACAGGGTGCGCGTCGAATAACAACGGCTCCAGCAATAATGGCGGCAATGCGGCAGCGAACTCGAACACGAGCTCGAACAATGCAGGCGCAGGCAATACGGCTGCAGCTCCTGCCGATCCGTTCGGTAAATATGCTGAGCCGGTAACGATCAATATCGGCAAATCGATTGACCCGACCTCGGAGAAGACGCTTCCGGCCGGCGATACGGTTGAGAACAATCAGTATACTCGCTATACGGAAGAGAAATTGAACATTAAGTTTAACCATGTATGGCAGGCGCAAGGCGATGCGTATACGCAGAAGCAGAAGCTGGCCATCGCAAGCAACGATATCCCGGATGCGATGATCGTGGGCTATTCCGATCTCGTGAAATTGGTGGAAGCCGGACAATTGGAAGACATGACAGACGTTTACAAGAACTATGCTTCCCCGCAAATAAAGGAAATGTATGAATCAGCTAGCGAAATCGGCCTGAAGCAGGCGACATTCGACGGCAAGCTGATGGCAATTCCGAACTCACAGACGCTCGCGGACTCGATCTACATGCTTTGGATTCGTCAGGATTGGCTGGATAAGCTAGGCCTGCAGCCGCCGAAGACGGTGGATGAGCTTGCAGCGGTAGCGAAAGCGTTCATCGATAAAGACGTAAGCGGCAAAGGAACGGTCGGTATTACGGGAGACAAAGCGTTGTTCGAAATGGACAACTCCGTCGGCGGCTTGGATCCGATCTTCGCGTCCTTCAAGTCCTACCCGCTCAACTGGGTGAAGGATAGCTCGGGCAATGTAGAGTTTGGCGGCATCACGCCAGAGACGAAGGAAGCGCTGGGCAAGCTTCGCGATCTGTATGCGCAAGGCTTGATTGATAAGGAATTCGCGCTTCACACCGATCCGCTGGAGCTTGTGCGAGGAGGTAAGTCGGGTATCTTCTTCGGTCCTTGGTGGATGGGCTACGATCCGCTGCCGGATACGATGAAGAATGATCCGAAAGCTAATTGGAAGCCATACCTGGTGCCTCTTGATTCAGCAGGCACATTCAATACGCATGTCCAATCGCCGACAAGCGCTTACTTCGTTATGAAGAAAGGCTTCAAGCATCCGGAAGCACTCATGAAATATATTAACGTACAAGTCGCAGCAGAAACGTATGCAGATCCGGATGCGTCAAAGCTTGATCCTGGTGTCGGCTTGCAGAACTGGCCAATGCGCAGCGTGACGACGTATGCGGATAACGTAGAACGCAATTCGAAGGCGATCAACGATGTAATCAGCGGCACGGCTGACGTATCGACACTGAACAGCAACCAGAAACCGCTGTATGAAGATTGGCTGAAAACGAAAGACAAACCTGCAACGGACTTCGGCGCATGGGGACCTGCCTTCTCCTACATCGTTTCTGGTCAGGAATTGTTCAAGCCAATGAACAAAGTGTTCAGCTTGTATTATGGTCAAACCAAGTCCATGGAAACCAAGTGGGCGAACCTGCTCAAGCTGCAAAATGAGACCTACACCAAAATCATTATGGGCGGTGCCGATCTGAGCGCGTTTGACGAGTTCGTCAAGAACTTCAAAGCGCAAGGCGGAGACGAGATTACGAAGGAAATTACAGAGGCGCTTAAGGGATAG